The Streptomyces sp. NBC_01276 genome contains the following window.
GCATCGGCTCGGCAGCCTCCGAGAAGGCGCCTGACAGGCGGTCCCGGTCAGCCAAAGTCACCTATCCGTAGGTTATTTTGACTGCCTTCTATCTCAAACCGAACTATCCAGAACGAACGCAGGGGGAACATCATGAGCATCACCAGGACCGCACGTAGGACGCGGGCCAAGATCGCCGCGTACATAGCGGCCCTGGCCGCGGGCTCACTCATACTCACCGCCTGCAGCGGAAGCAGCGACAGCGCCAGCAAGCTCGACGGTACCTACTACGTCAAGAACGTCAATGGCACGTCCCACCTCGGCCAGCTGGTCGTCAAGGGCAACAGTGTCTCGCATCATGAGTACGACTGCGATGGTGTCTACGAGAAGCCGGACGTGACCAGCACCGGCGAGTTCAACAAGGATCAGTCCCAGATCATCTGGACGGTCGCCGGAGACGACAGCCGCAACAAGCGGACCGGCAGCGAGTCCATCTCAACCAGCAACACCTCGATCAGCATCAGCGGTAGCCCGTACGTGCGTGACAACTCCGATGCCGGCAAGGCTCTGCTGGACGGCTTCAAGACCAAGTGCGGTAAGTAGCGTCGACATCCCGCCGGCCGGCGAAGCAGCACAGAACCCCGTGGGCATCGCGTCCACGGGGTTCCGTCCTTCCTCGGCTGGTCAGGGGCTTAATGAGGATGCCTTCGACACCGGACACGTCCGTCCAGGACTCCAGCCACTCCCGGGCCTTGGCCAGGTCCGTCGTCATCGGGCACAGAGTCCAGGGGGCCGTCAGAGCGCGCTCCGTGAACAGGTTTTCCAGGCGGGCGCGGCGGTCGGCGTAGGGCAGCTGGAGCAGCTCCTGGCCGTCTTCCTGCAAGACGTCGAACGCCACGAAGTAGGCCGGCAGCTTCGCGGCCAGGGCGGCGGCGCCACGGCTTCGGGCAGCCGCCCGGCGCTGCAACCCCTCAAAGGACAGCCGGCCCGCCTCGGCATCCCAGACGAGCAGCTCGCCATCGAGGACCAGGCCGGCAGAGGCGGCGTACCCGACCCACAGCAGCCACCCGCCGCAGCCCTGCGCAAGCGCCCCGCAGGGGCTGACCGCCCGGCATGGCGACGCCTGGCAGGCGTGACTGGCTTTATCGAGCAGTTGTGGGTTCTGGCACAGATCTTGGGGAGTCGTTGCGGAGGGTTACCTCGGTGTTCGATTGCGAGGTGCCGACTCGGGTGAGACGGCGTACGCCTTGTCGTCTGACAGTCGGAAGTGACGCTCCCTCAGGTACCTGTCCGGCTGCTGCTGTGGCCGGTCGTGGACGGTGATGGTGCTGGTCATGCAGACCGATGCACCGTTCTGGGACTCGCTGGTGTTCGAGGGGATCGATGATGTGGATGTCGAGGCGGTTACGGCCGCGTTCGGCACGGTCGAGGTGCTCGCGAGAGGCCGAGCGGACGAGGCTGGATGCCCAGACTGCGGCCACCTCTCGGACAGGGTCCACGACCGCTATCAGCGCAAGCTGAAGGACCTTCCGCTCGCTGAGCAGGGCTTTACGATCCGGCTGACGGTCCGGCGCTTCATCTGCGAGTCGACGGACTGCCCACGCCGGACCTTCGCTGAGCCGTTCTCGGGGCTGGCCGCCCCGTACGCACGGTTCACGACTCGACTCAACCGAGCCCTGGAACGAGTGGGGCTCGCGCTGGCCGGGCGAGCCGGCGCCCGGCTGGCTGGCCACCTGGGCTTCGGCGCGGGACGGATGACATTGTTGCGCAGGGTCATGGCACTGCCTGATCCGCAGTTCAGTACCCCGCGTGTGCTGGGCGTGGACGACTTCGCCATCCGTCGCGGTCAGACCTACTCCACGGTCTTGACCAGCGTCGAAGACCATCGCGTGGTCGATGTACTCCCGACACGTGAAGCCGGGCCGCTGGCCGCGTGGCTGGTTCGTCACCCCGGCGTGGAGATCATCTGCCGGGACCGTGCAGGCGCCTACGCCGAGGGTGCCCGGCGCGGTGCCCCCGACGCTCTGCAGGTCGCTGACCGGTTCCACCTGTGGCAGGGCCTCGGCCGGGCCGTGGAAACCTGCGTCGCCGCCCACCGCGACTGTCTGCGCCGCCCTTCGCCCAGCAACATCTTGCCGGAAACCGCCCGACTGACTTCGGGCCGACCGCAGGACGACCCGGCGCCCGTCGGCCGGCGGGCTGAGCGCAAGAAGGCCGCGCATGCCCTGGTCCACGAGCTCCTTGCCCAAGGCCACTCGCGCCGGGCGATCGCCCGGCACCTGAGCTGGGGTCTCAACACCGTGCTCAGATACGCGAACGCCGCACGCTGGCAGGACACCATCCGCGAGAACCGGCCCAGACCCAGCAGGCTGGACCCCTACAAGCCTTACCTGGAACGGCGCTTCGCAGAGGGATGCACCAGCGTCACCCGCCTCCACAGCGAACTCGTTGCCGACAATGCGCCCGTCACCTACCAGATGGTCCGCAGCCACGTTGCCACCATCCGTGGCGCTCCGGCCGGAGCGCCGCCCCGGCCGCCGACGGTGCGGCAGGTGACCGGCTGGCTCACCCGGCATCCCACCGCGCTGAGCGAGGACGACCGCGCCGGCCTGAAGGATGTCCTGGCACGCTGCCCCGAACTGGACACGGCCGCCGGACATGTCCGCGACTTCGGCGAAATACTCACCGACCGCCTCGGCGCCCGGCTCCCTGCCTGGATCCACGCAGTCGACGCCAGCCAACTGCCCGGCCTCACCGGCTTCGCACTCCACCTGCTCCGAGACCTCGATGCCGTGACGGCCGGACTCACCCTCCCGTGGAGCTCCGGCAGCATCGAGGGCGCCGTCAACCGCATCAAGAAGATCAAAAGGCAGCTCTACGGACGAGCTGGCTTCCACCTGCTGCGGAAGATGATCCTGCTGCAGTAGCCCCGCAAAGCAAGGACGGATCCGAAGCTCAAACCTTCGGCTGTCCGTTCGCATTGAAGATGGTCGATAGCCTCCTGACCTGGGCAGACGGTGCTCGTTGGGCGCGATCTACGCTCCTTTAATCGCTCGGGCTCCGAGTACGTGCCGTGCGAGGATCTCACCCATGACGACCGTGCCCACGCTGACGG
Protein-coding sequences here:
- a CDS encoding ISL3 family transposase; its protein translation is MQTDAPFWDSLVFEGIDDVDVEAVTAAFGTVEVLARGRADEAGCPDCGHLSDRVHDRYQRKLKDLPLAEQGFTIRLTVRRFICESTDCPRRTFAEPFSGLAAPYARFTTRLNRALERVGLALAGRAGARLAGHLGFGAGRMTLLRRVMALPDPQFSTPRVLGVDDFAIRRGQTYSTVLTSVEDHRVVDVLPTREAGPLAAWLVRHPGVEIICRDRAGAYAEGARRGAPDALQVADRFHLWQGLGRAVETCVAAHRDCLRRPSPSNILPETARLTSGRPQDDPAPVGRRAERKKAAHALVHELLAQGHSRRAIARHLSWGLNTVLRYANAARWQDTIRENRPRPSRLDPYKPYLERRFAEGCTSVTRLHSELVADNAPVTYQMVRSHVATIRGAPAGAPPRPPTVRQVTGWLTRHPTALSEDDRAGLKDVLARCPELDTAAGHVRDFGEILTDRLGARLPAWIHAVDASQLPGLTGFALHLLRDLDAVTAGLTLPWSSGSIEGAVNRIKKIKRQLYGRAGFHLLRKMILLQ